A genome region from Nocardiopsis exhalans includes the following:
- a CDS encoding helix-turn-helix domain-containing protein produces the protein MQSPISPTLRRRRLARELRRLRESRNLKLAAAAKESGVPLSTISSIENATARRIRPRDIDALADLYDAASQEREALHELTSESKQSGWWSSYKDLFGGNALPDFEAEASVIRTFEGLTVPGLLQTPEYASAVFRAGRVLEEADVERRVQARMERKSIFNRIKPAHMVAVIDEGALRRVIGGPEVMRDQLNYLKNMALRHHIDIQVLPYSAGAHLALAGPFVLLGFPTPKDMPIVYVETAVDGLYLDAPEELERYTLAFGNAQGVALSTALSFQLIDDILRSLESTP, from the coding sequence ATGCAGAGCCCAATCAGCCCCACCCTGCGACGCCGCCGCCTGGCCCGTGAACTGCGACGGCTACGTGAATCACGGAACCTCAAGCTCGCCGCAGCCGCCAAAGAGTCCGGCGTACCCCTCTCGACAATCAGCAGCATCGAGAACGCCACCGCCAGGCGCATACGACCTCGCGACATCGATGCACTCGCCGACCTCTATGACGCGGCAAGCCAAGAGCGTGAAGCCCTACACGAGCTAACAAGCGAATCGAAACAGTCAGGCTGGTGGTCCAGCTACAAGGACTTGTTTGGCGGCAACGCTTTGCCCGATTTTGAGGCAGAAGCATCCGTTATCCGAACTTTTGAGGGGTTGACTGTCCCTGGCTTGCTGCAAACACCCGAATACGCCTCTGCCGTGTTCAGGGCAGGACGCGTGCTTGAGGAAGCAGATGTCGAGCGCCGAGTGCAAGCACGCATGGAGCGCAAGAGCATCTTCAACCGCATCAAACCTGCACACATGGTCGCGGTGATCGACGAAGGAGCTCTCAGGCGAGTCATCGGAGGCCCCGAGGTGATGAGGGATCAACTCAACTACCTCAAGAACATGGCCCTACGCCATCACATCGACATACAGGTTCTCCCCTACTCTGCAGGCGCCCACCTGGCACTGGCTGGCCCGTTCGTACTCCTTGGCTTCCCGACACCCAAGGACATGCCGATCGTGTACGTGGAGACAGCGGTGGATGGCCTCTATCTGGATGCGCCCGAAGAGTTGGAGCGGTATACCTTGGCCTTCGGTAACGCTCAGGGGGTGGCACTGTCCACCGCCCTGTCATTCCAACTGATCGATGACATCCTGAGGTCTCTGGAGAGCACGCCATGA